The window CGGCGCCTTCCTCTTTACCAGCGTGGCCTTCGGCGTCGCGCTCTCGCCGTTCGCGGTGCTGCTGGCGTACCTGCTGCGCGTGCTCACCGTGGTTCGCCGGACGCTCGCGGTCGGCCCGTTCATCCTCCGGCCCACCGAGCAGGCCGTCCGAGCCGACCGCGAGAAGCGGTAGCCGCCCGGCTCCGTGCTACTTTTTGCGGTTCGCGGCGAGGATCAGCTATGCGAGTGCTCGCGGTCCACGCCGACGGCCTGGCGTTCGAGGCGGTCCAGCCCGCGAGCGAGAGCGACGCTGCGACGCCCGCCAGCGGGCCGGCGACCGGCGAACTCGGCGAGTGCGTCGTCGGCTTCGTCGCAGTCGAGCGGAGCGATCGAGCGGATCGCGACGCTGTCGCGACCGACGCCGCCGCCGAACTGGATGCGGTCGCCGATCGGCTGGGCGCCGAGCGGATCGGGCTGATCCCGCGCGAGCACCTGATCGACGATCCGGCGAGCGCCGACGCCGCGGCCGCAGCGCTGGAAGCGCTCGCGGAGCAACTGGACCCGGAGCGCGAACTGCTCCGCGCGCCGGTCGGCTGGCAGCTCGCGGTCGACGTCGAGCGGAAGGGCCACCCGTTCGCCGAGCGGGCGATCCGCGTCGTTCCGCGGCGGCGCGACGCCGACGGGGCGACGCCGAATCGAGGCGGCGCGAACGCGATCGACGCGCTCTCGGAGCTCGGGCTGGCGGTGCGGGATTCGGCGGGCGACGGTGACGCCCTCCGTTGGCTGCCCCGGGGGCAGTTCCTCCGGAGCGCGCTCCGCGAGTACGCCGAGGAACTGCTCGCCGACGCGGACGCAGTGCCCGTCTCGACGCCCGCGATCGACGTCCACGCGGCCGCGGATCGGCGCGAAGGGACCGAGCGCTCCGACTCGATCGTCGGTCCCGCCGATCGCGCCCAGCTTCTGCGTCCCAGCGTCCACGGCGGGCTACTCTCGGCGCTCGGTGACGCCATCGGCGACGGCGTCGGCGCCGACGATGCGCCCGTTCGGCTCCGCGAAACCGCGCGCTGGAGGCCCGAGCGGGCCGCGAACGTTCCGCCGGAGGCGTTCGACCGACGCGTCAGGTCCGAGTATCACGCCGCCCTGCCGGACGAGGCGGCCGCGATCGACGAGTTCGAGCGCCTCGTCGGCGTTATCGCGGAGGCGTCGGCGGCGCTGGGCGTCGCTGCGGAGGCGGCGACGCTCGGCGCCGACGCGGCGACGCTGACGCTCGCAGAGGGGTTCGCCGTGGACCGGCCGGCGTTCGGCGACCGGATCGCCGCCGCGCTGGACGATCCGGTAGCAGTCGAAACGGTGGCCGATGACTCGCGCTACTGGGCGGCCCGGCTGGCGTTCGTCGCGACAGACGACGACGGCCGGGAGTTCCCGCTCGGAAGCGTCGAACTCGACGCCGCGACGCCGGCGCGGTTCGGCATCGAGGGCGTGGACGGCGGGACGCCGGTGCTGGTCCACGCCGCGCCGATCGGCGACGTCGAGGGCACGATCGCGGCACTGGCGGGCCCCGCCGCGGCGTCCGAACGCAGGGGGCTACCGATCTGGCTGGCGCCGACGCAGGTGCGACTGGTGCCGATCGACGATCGCCACGTCGGCTTCTGTGACGACGCCGCGATCGAGTTGCGCGACCAGGGCGTGCGCGCGGACGTCGACGCCCGCGACGCGACAGTCGGCGAGCGACTCGACCGGGCGGCACGCGAGCGCGTGCCGTACGTCGCCGTCGTCGGGGATCGCGAACTGGACGAGGGGGTGCTCCCGGTCGCGGTGTCAGAGACCGGGCGCGAGGAGCGGCTGACGGTCGACGGCCTCCGCGAGCGCGTGCTGGCGAAGTGTGAGGGCCGGCTCGGGCTCGGCGGGGCGCTCCCCCGGCGGGTCGGTGCGTACCCGTCGGACGACGACGAGTGAACGCGCGGTCTGCGGACCGCCAGGCGACGGGAAGCAGTTGCGATGGCGCGCACGGCGCCGCTCCGATGGGGATGCGCCGTCGAATATTTTTTCTAAATCGCGCGCCAACGACGGCCTGTCGTGCCGTCGACGTTGTTCCTGCTCGGGATAGCGGTCGCCGCCTTCGTCGGCGTAAACATCGGCGGGTCCTCGACGGGCGTCGCGTTCGGGCCGGCGACCGGCAGCGGCGTGCTGTCGATGCGGCAGGCCTCCGCCCTGATGGCCGTCTGCGTCCTACTGGGCGGGTTCACGATCGGGACGAACGTCGTCGACACGCTGGGCACCGAGTTCGTCTCGGGAGAGTATTTCACGCCCGGCGCGTCGATCGGCGTCCTCCTGTTCGTCGGCCTCGGCATCCTGCTCGGGAACGTCCTGAAGGTGTCGACCAGCACCAGCCAGACCGCGGTCGCCGCAGTCGTCGGGATGGGCGCGGCGCTGGGCGCGCTCGACTGGGAGACCGTCGGCGTCGTCGTCATCTGGTGGGTGCTCTCGACGATCCTGGCGTTCTGGCTCTGCGCGTTCGTCGGCCGGTACCTGTACGACTCGGTCGTCGCGGCGCTCGACTTCGACGCCGACGACCGGGTCGCCGAGCTGGCCGTGATCGGAATCGGCTGTTACATGGCGTTCTCTGCGGGCGCCTCGAACGTCGCCAACGCGGTCGCGCCGCTGGTCGGCTCGGGCCAGCTCGGCATGACCGCCGGCGTCGCGCTCGCCGGGCTGGCGATCGGCGCGGGCGCGTTCGCGCTGGGACCCCGGACGATGGAGACGGTCGGCGAGGACATCACCGACCTCTCGCTGGAGGCGTCGCTGATCGCCGAGTCGATCGCCGCGACGATCCTCACCGGGCTGAGCTGGGCGGGGATTCCCGCGAGCCTGGCGGTCGTGCTCACCGCCTGCGTGATCGGGCTCGGCTGGGGCCGGGCGAGCCGCCGGGTGCCGCTCCAGGCGATCGTCCGCCCGGAGGGGCTCACGAACGGGGAGCAGTCGACGTGGGCCGAGGATCAGCTCGACCTGTTCGATCCGACGACGACCAAGCGGATCGTGACGACGTGGATCGCCACCCCGACCGTCGCGGGCGCCGTCGCGTTCGTCGCGTTCGAGGTCGCGCAGCGGTTCGGTACGCTCGCGTGATCCCGGACTCGGTCGGAGAGCCGGGCGGGAACCTCGCGTCGCGCCGACGCCCAGGTCAGATTTTTCCGCGAGAGCGCCCAATCTCCGACGACCATGTCCCTGAGCAACGCTCGGAAACGCTTCCAGGGTAGGCAGACGCAGTTCCACATCGAGCTGCTGTACGGCGCGCTGTTTATCGCCGGGTTCGGCTACCTCGTCTTCCGCGTCGATCCGCGGGTCGCGGCGTTCGAGGGCGGCCTCGTCGTCGGCTACCTGCTGCGCATCTGGGAGAAGATGTCGATCTACGAGCGGATCCTCGAAGAGACCGTCTCCCGAGAAGCGGAGGCGCAGGTCGAAGCCGAAGTCGAGGAGCAGGTTTCGGACGAGATCGAGACGGAGCTCGAAGAGCAAGTTCCCACCGAAGTCGAGGAACGGGTCGACGAGGAGGTCGACGAACGCCTCGACGAGGAACTCGAGCGGCGCGTCGACGCCGCAGATCCGCAAAGCGACGACGAGTCGAAGTCCGCTTAGTCTCCTGGCTGGCCGCCGCTGGCGACCCCCAACTCGCCCAGCGCCTCGCGGTCGATGACGGCCATGCCGCTGCCCGGTTCGCGGTTCTTGAGCTGTTTGACCGTGAGTCGCATGGCTCTCACCTCGGTTGTGCGCAGAAAAATCGACTCTCGGACGACGCTACGAAGACCGGTTCCGCGCCGGGCGCGTTCAGCCCTCCACCTCGATCTGCTTGCCGCGGGTTGTCGCGCCCGTCTGGACCGGCAGCCGGACTTCGAGGATCCCGTTGTTGTAGCGGGCCGCGATCTCGTCGTCGTCGACGGTCTTGGGGAAGCGGAACCGACGGTGGTAGGTCTTGCGCTCGCCGCGCTGGTCGTCTTCGTGCTCGGCGGCGATGTTGAGGACGCCGTCGTCCCAAGCGACGTCGATCTCCTCGGGATCGAAGCCCGGCAGCTCGACGCTCAGGACGAACTCGTCGTCCTCTTCGTACAGTTCGTAGTCGCTGCGACTACCTTCGAACAGTCGACTTGGCAGGTCTGTGCTCTGGAACCAGGAGCCAGTTGGACCAGTTGGCAGCGCCATCGGTTCTCACCTCCTGCGCTCGTTTGTACGTTGTTCGCGGTTCGTGATAGATTTTTCTGAATATTTTCTACAATTGAGAGCCGAAAAACGCGGCTGCTACGGAGCGGAACGTGCCAACCGTTAGCTATCGCGCAACTCGGTGAGACCCATAGCGGAGATCGAAGTCAGTACCACTGCGTCTCTGTCACCCAGATCCTCACATGTATCTGATACTTATGAGTGTGTGCATAACAATGTCACGTGATGAAGCCACACTATCGGAACGGCGAGCAGGTCATCGACCGCTGGGACGACGTGTTCGAAGCGCTCTCGGCCGAGCCCAGGCGTCAACTCGTCGTCTCCCTGCTCGACGCCGAGCCGGCCGAGTCGGTTCCCCTGCCCGAGAGCGCGGTGAACCCCAACGTCCCGCCCGATCGGGAGGCGCTTCGCCGAGAGTTGCACCACCATCACCTGCCGAAGCTGGCCGATCTGGGGATCGTCGCGTGGGAGGAGGATCCGCTGGTCGCATCCAGGGGCCCCCGATTCGACGAAGCGGCCGTCGTGTTCGAGGCGCTGCACTCGACCGCGACCGAGCTGCCGGATTCGCTGGTCGTCGGCTGTCAGCGCCTCGAACGGGAGCGCCAGAAGGGCGTCGGCGATTAGCGGAACCGTCGCTCGAACGGAGAGGGGAGTCGTTACCAGCGGTGATGGACGTGCTCGCGGACGTGCTCGTCGTAGACGTCTCGCACCGCACCGTGTGTCTCGTGGTCGAGCGAGTCGAAGCCGGCGGCCTCGACGTTCTGGGCGACGTGGTCGGGATCGGTCGAGCCGGGGATCACGGTCGAGACGGCGTCGTGGTCGAGGATCCACCGGAGCGTGAACTGGGCCATCGTCATCTCCTCGGGGACGAGCGGGCGGAGTTCGTCGACGGCGTCGAGCCCGACCTCGTAGGGGACGCCCGCGAACGTCTCGCCGACGTCGAAGGCGTCGCCGTGGCGGTTGTAGTTGCGGTGGTCGTCCTCGGGGAACTCGGTGTCCCGATCCAGCTTCCCCGTCAGCAGGCCCGACGCGAGCGGGACGCGCACGATGACGCCGATATCGCGGCGCTTCGCTTCCTCGAAGAACAGCTCGGCGGGGCGCTGGCGGAACGGGTTGAAGATGATCTGTATCGTTTCGACGCCCGGATACTCGATCGCCTTGAGCGCCTCCTCGACGCGCTCGACGCTGACGCCGTACTGGTCGATCTTGCCGGCGTCGGACAGGTCGGCCAGCGCGTCGAACGTCTCGGGCTGGTAGTACGCGTCGGTGGGCGGGCAGTGCAGCTGCAGCAGATCCAGCGTCTCGACGCCGAGGTTCTCCCGGCTGCGGTCGACGAACCGCTCGATGTGCTCGCGGTCGTAGTCCTCGGCGACGTGGGGGTCGAGCCGGCGGCCCGCCTTCGTCGCGACGATCGGGTCCTCGTGGCGCTCGTCGAGGACCTCCCGAATGAGGCGCTCGCTGCGCCCGTCGCCGTACACGTCCGCTGTGTCGACGAAGTCGACGCCCTCGTCGAGAGCGGCGCTGATCGCAGCGCGACCCTCTTCCTCCGAAACGTCGCCCCAGTCCGAGCCGACGTTCCACGTCCCGAGGCCGATCTCCGTCACGTTCCAGCCGGTGTCGCCGAGTCGTCGCCGTTGCATACCCGCATTCGACGAGCGGGAGCGCCGTTACGGTTTGGGTAGCGACAGACGAGTCGGGCAGCCGCGCTCCGGCGGAAACCGCTCACCGCTCGCGGACGCCGGTGCCCGGCCGGTCGACCGCCGCGAGGTCGATCTCGCCGCCGGGCATACCCACGCCCTCGAAGGGGTCGTCGGCCAGCAGCAGCGAGCCGTCGAGGTCGACGTACTCGGCCAGCGGCGCGAGGTGGGCCATCGCGGCGATCGAGGGCTGGGCCTCGACCATGCAGCCCAGCATCACGTCGAGTCCCTCGGCGCGGGCGGCGTGGGCCATCCGCCGGGCCTCGCGCAGGCTCGCGCACTTCGAGAGCTTGATGACGATCACGTCCGCCCGATCCGCGACCGCGGGGACGTCCGGCAGCCGGACGCAGCTCTCGTCGGCGGCGACCGGCAGCGCGGCGCTCTCGTACACCCGGCGCAGGGCCTCGGGCTCGTCGGCGGGCACCGGCTGTTCGAGCAGTTCGACGCCGAAGTCCGCCAGGAACTCGGCCATCCGGACGGCGTCGGCGCGCGACCAGGCCTCGTTGGCGTCGACCCGCAGCGCGGCGTCGGGCGCGGCCGAGCGCACAGTTCGAACGATCTCGCGGTCCCGGTCGGTGCCGAGCTTGACCTTCAGCGTCGAGAAGCCCCGGTCGACGGCCTCGCGGGCGTGCTCGGCCATCGCGTCGACGTCGTCGAGCCCGATCGTGTAGCACGTCTCGGGCGCTCGGTCGGGGTCGAGCCCCCAAAGGCGGTACAGCGGGAGCCCGGCGCGCTTCGCGGCGAGGTCGTGGAGCGCGACGCTGACGGCGCCCCGAGCGGCGGGGTTCCGGCGGACGACCTCGCCGAGGCGACGCTCGATCCGGTCGAGCGCGTGCGGGTCGCCGATCGTCTCGACGGCGTCGAGCAGGTCGGGGAGGACGGCCGCCGCGGTCGCGGCGGTCTCGCCGTAGTGACGCGTCGGCGCGGCGCCGCCGATCCCCTCGTTGCCGTCGCCGTCGCTGATCCTGACCAGCGGGTACTCGACGGTACGGGTTGTCCCCCGAGCGATCGTGAACGGGCGCTCCGTGTCCAGCGAGAGCGTCTCGAACTCGGCGTCGAGCGTCACAGCAGCGCCTCCACCAGTTCGTCGGTGCCCTGTCGGATCGGGTCCGCGGCGGGCGCGTCGACGGCGTCGCCGAACTCGGCGATCGCGTCGGCCGCCGCGGTCTCGGGGTACTCCGAGGTGTTGAGCGCGCCGGCGGCGACCTCTGTCTCGCGGACGGGCGCCGCCAGCCCCTCATACAGGTCGACGTACGTCTCGATCGCGGGCATCTCGAACGACTCGTAGCCGTGGATCGCTTCCCGACCCGCCTCGTGACACAGCACCAGTTTGTCCGGCATCGCGCCGTGGAGGATGCCGCAGGTCACCGCCGAGTACGCCGGGTGGACGATGCTGCCCTGGCCCTCGACGAACAGGTACTCGCGGTCGTCGCCGACCTCTCGGATCATGCGCTCGACCGCGCCCGCGGTGAAATCCGAGATCGTCCGGTCGATCGGGATTCCCCAGCCCTCGATCATGATGCCGGTCTGGCCCGTCGGGACGACGGCGGCGTCGTGCCCGGCCTCGGCGGCGGCGCGGGCGAGTTCCATCGTCGTCGTCATCTTCCCAGTGTTGCAGTCCGTGCCCACAGTGAGAATCACCTCCGCGTCGACCTCGTCGGCCCGGCCCTGGCTGACGGTCAGATCCTCGGGCGGCTTGCGCACGTCCCGGAGCTCGCCGCCGTGCTCCTCGGCGAGACGGGCGAACTCCTCGTCCTCCGAGAGGAAGTAGTGCAGTCCGGCGATCACGTCACAGCCCCGTTCGAGGGCGGTGACGACGTCGGCGCGCCAGGACTCGTCGAAGCCGCCGCCGATCGGCGCGACGCCGATTATCAGCGCGTCGATCGACGCGTCGACCGCGCTCATCCCCGAGACGATCGGAGCGTCCTGCACGTCGGCGACGTGATCGCCGACCTGCGTTCCGGCGCTGTCCCGATCCAGCACCGCGACGACGTCGTGGTCGGCGTACCGCAGGACGCCCAGCGCCGTCTTCGCGTCGCCGGGGAACTTCTCGTGGGCCAGAATTGCCACTCGCATGGCAGGGGCTACGCGCCGATGCTTAACAGTTGTATGGACTGTTCGCGAGCAACCGTCGTTGGAGTCCTTGAGAGACTTCCTGCGATTCACGAACGCAGTTTAGAGATCACAGAACAAGGAAAAGGACCGACAGAGCAGCTATAACGAAAATCACGATAAGCACGATCAGGGGGAGCGAGAAGGTCCTAGAATCTCGGTCTGCACTGTCGGTTTCTTCCTCATTGGTATCGTCGTCCGAGTAAACGAGCGAACCGTCGGGTGCGACATCCGGACTTGAATCAGAAATTGGGGATTTAGAAGTACTTCCGACCGTCTGCTCGCGAGAAACGGTCATCGGTTCGACGTCTATCTCGGAGTAATGGCGATCGCTTTCAAGATCAACCTCAGCCACCGTTGTAGACGTATTATCGATGTCTTCCTGATCAGAGCGGCTGTTTTTCTTGAACAGCTGCGGATTGTCCAGGGCTTTGCAGTCGTGGCGCTCCGGAAGGCGATGCTCCGTGCAGAACACGCGATCACAGTAGTTGCACTTGAACGCGAACTCGTCCATCTCACGCGCACAAATCTCGCACTGTGTCACGTTCGAGTCACCAGTGCTGAAGCAATGGAGGCAAAATGATATGAAAGTTAGCAACCGTCGAGGGATTTTATGGTGTCTCAATTCTACGTTACACTGGCTAAGAGTTCTGATCGGCAGGAAGTTTATGCTACGCCGTGACAAACCACACGGACCGAAGGAGATGTACGACGACATCCTGGTGCCGACCGACGGGAGCGACGGAACCGAACGGACGCTCGACCACGCCGTCGAGATCGCCCGGAACCACGGCGCGCGCCTCCACGCGCTGTCGGTGGTCGACCGCCGGGTGTATCTGGCCGCCGAGGAGGACGAGCGCGACGACGTGATGGCGAAGCTACGCGGGGAGGCCGAGGACGCGATCGAACTGGTCGAGGATCGGCTGTCCGACGCCGACGTCGAGGTCACAGCCGAGATCGTCGACGGGACGCCGCACAAGGAGATCCTCGCCTACGCCGACGAGCACGGGGTCGACCTGATCGCGATCGGCACCCACGGCCGAACGGGGCGGGATCGCCTGGAGAACCTCGGCAGCGTCACCGAGCGGGTCGTCGAGGACGCCGACCGGACGGTGCTGGTCGTCTCGATCGACGAGTGACCGGCTCGCCGCGGGAGCCGAGCGCGACAGTTCTGCGGGCCGTCAGTTCGACAGCGCGTCGTCGTCGTCGCCGTCGGGGGTCCGCAGGGCGGACTGCAGGCCCATCTCGGCGACGTTGGCGCCGTACTCGGCGGTGCGCTCGACGCTGTCGAGCACCGTCGCCAGCAGGTGGGCCTCGTCGACGTCGCCGTCGTACAGCCGGCGGTCGACGGCGTGTGCGTCCTCGACGAGGGCGTCGCGGCGCTCGGCGACGCCCCGGAGTCCCGACAGCGACGGCTCGTCGAGCTGCTCGTCCAGCGCCGTCCTGACGATCTCCCGGGAGCGCTCGCCGAGCTCGTCGAGCTCCTCGCCCAGTTCCGCGGGCGGGGCCGCCGACTGTCGGGTCGCGACGCCAGCGATCTTCTCGGCGTGGTCCGCGACCCGCTCCAGCTGTCGGGCGATCCGGTAGTAGGCGAACGCGGTCGTCCGGTCGACGTCGAACGTGACCGCCTCGCGGACGTCCGCCAGCCCGCGGTGGAACTGCCGGCTGACCAGCGCGAACAGCCGGTCGACCTCGCCGTCCTGCTCGGCGACCCGGCGGGCGAGTTCGGCGTCGTGCTCCAGAACCGCGTCGAGGGCGTCTTCGTGCATCGTCAGCGCGGTCAGGCGCATCTGGACGACCGTCTGGCGCAGCGACACTTCAGCGCTGTCGAGCAGACTTCGGATCGTGATCCGGGTCGGCGTCTGGGTCTGTATCTCGACGCCGACGAGCCGGGTCACCGCCGAGCGGACGGCCCGCCGAGCGTCGGCGTCGAACTCGACCGGGCTCGTCAGGACGATCTCGTCGTAGCCGGCGACGTAGGCAGTCATGACGGTGTCGGCGAGCGCCTCGGGATCGAACTCGGCGGCGTCGATCTCGATCGATCGCCCGTCCTCGCCGGTGTCGCGCGCGGCGACGAGCCGGTCGTCGGCGGCGTAGAGGTACAGCGGCGTCCCCGTCTCGATGCCGTTCTCGGTCGCCCACTCCTTGGGCAGCGAGATGGTGTACGTCGAGCCGCCGGTGAGCTGGACCTTGCGCCGGATCGGCTCGTCGGTGCCGTTCGTCGTCATGGGGTGGGTTCCCGATGGAAGGTTATCGTTCGCATCAGTAGATCAGCTCGTCGTCGTTCTCGACGGCGTACAGTGTTCGCGCCGCGACGTTGACGGCGTGGTCGCCGACGCGTTCGAGGTCCCGTATCGTCAGCAGGTGTCGCGACACGTCGCCGAGCAGTTCCTCCGTCGATCGATCGTCGGCCGCGCCGTGTTCCCGCTCGATCAGGGCGCGAACGATCCGTTCGCTGGCGCGCTCGCAGCGCTCGTCGACCTCGTCGTCGCGGGCCGCTATCTCGTGGCAGGCGTCGGGATCCGCGTCGGCGTACGCCGCCATCGCGTCCTCGACCATCGCGACCGTCAGCGCGCCGATGCGCTGGAGGTCGACGTCGGGGGCGACGTCCCGATCCATCTCCAGCGCGTAGCTCGCGAGATTCGTGGCGAGGTCGGCGATCCGTTCGAGGTCGGTGAGGATCTTGAACGACGCGACCACGAGCCGCAGATCGCCGGCGACGGGCTGCTGGAGCGCGAGCAGGTCGACGCAGTCGCCCTCCAGATCGAGGTACCGACGGTTGATCTCGGCGTCGCCCGCGACGACCTCGCGGGCGAGCGCTTCGTCGCCGCCGTCGAGCGCGGCCAGCGCCTGCCGGAGGCGGTCGAGGGCGAGCTCGCTCAGCTCGAGGACGGCCTCGCGCAGCGCGTCGAGCTGCTCGCGGTACTCCTCTCGGGGCATCGTCAGGCCACCTCCGTCCCGCCGGTTCGGCCCGTCGCGGCGCCGGCGCCACCGCCGTCGTCCGGTCGAGTCAGTGACATCACGCGAAGGGAGACGATAACGGAGTAAGTAGGCTGCTATGAGGGGTACACCCAGGGGCGTGCCAGTACATACCACTATGTACCGCTATTACCTCTCGACTTCCGGACAGCTACCAACAGTTACCTTGCGGCAAATGGTACCGTTCAACATGGGAGACTCCAGACGCTACGCGTTCGAGGGCGCCAGTCCCGAGATCCACGAGAGCGCGCGGGTGAGCCGCGAAGCGACGCTGGTCGGCGACGTGACCGTCGCGGCCGACGCCAGCGTCTGGCCGGGCGTCGTCCTGCGGGGCGACGTCGGACCGGTCCGGATCGGCGAGCAAGCCCACGTCGGCGACACGGCCGTCCTCCACGCCTCCGCGATCGGCGAAAACGTGATGGTCGGCCACGGCGCCGTGTGCAACGACGCCGCCGTCGACGACGAGGCGCTGATCGGGTTCAACGCGACGCTGAACTCCGAGGTCAGCGTCGGCGAGCGATCGATCGTCGCCTCCGGAACCGTGGTCCCGCAAGGCTACTCGATCCCGTCTGACTCCTTCGCCCGCGGCGTCCCCGCGGAGGTGACGCCGCTCTCCCAGACGACGATCGACACCGACCGCATCCACGAGGAGTTCGCATCGGGCGCCTACACGGACCTCGCCGGGCGCCACGAGGAGCTGTTCGCGGCCGAGCCCGAGGAGTGAGCGGCTGTAGGGTGAACCGGACGCCGCCGCGGCGTCGGCGAGCGGGCGCGGAGGGACGCCTTTTTGCGTCGCTCGGCCCCAGATCCGGACGATGACACCACGAGTCGCCGTCGTCGGCGGAGGCGTCGCCGGCGCCGCCGTCGCGCACGCGCTCGGGGCGGATCGGGTCGACGTGACGATCTTCGAGCGCGCCGACCGGGTCGGCGGCCGCACCGCGACGCGACGCCGCGGCGAGGCGGTGTACGACTACGGCGCGAACTACGTCACCGACGACGACGAGCGCGTCGCGGAGCTGCTCGCCGAGGAGCTCTCGGACGGACTCGTCGATATCGCCGAACCGGTCTGGACGTTCGACGCCGACGGACAGATCAGCGAGGGCCGGGGGAACGGCCGCAAGTGGACCTACGAGGGCGGCGTCGAGACGCTCGCCGGTCGGCTCGTCGACCGGAGCGACGCCACGGTCGAGACGGGTGCGGAAGTGACCGGGCTGGGGCGCGACGGCGAGGAGTGGATGGTCGAGACGAGCGATGGGCGGGTGTTCGAGCCGTTCGACGGCGTCGTGCTGACGCCGCCGGCGCCTCAGACCGGCGAGCTTCTCGCGGACGCCGACTGGGACCACGACCGCAAGGACGCCCTCGTCGGGGCGCTGCGGGACGTTCCGTACCGGACGATCTGGTCGCTCGCGCTGCACTACCCCGACGAACTGGAGCGGCCCTACTACGCGCTGGTCAACACCGACCGCGACCACGAGATCGGCTGGCTCTCCCGCGAGGAGTGCAAGCCCGGTCACGTCCCGGACGGCGAGTCGCTGTTGATCGTCCAGATGGCGCCCGACTGGTCGGCCGAGCGCTACGATGCCGACGGGGCGGACGTCGTCGCCGAAGCGCTGCCGATCGTCGCCGACCTGCTCGACGACGACCGACTCGCCGATCCGGACTGGACCGATCACCAGCGCTGGGGGCTGGCGCTGCC is drawn from Natronoarchaeum mannanilyticum and contains these coding sequences:
- a CDS encoding PhoU domain-containing protein codes for the protein MTTNGTDEPIRRKVQLTGGSTYTISLPKEWATENGIETGTPLYLYAADDRLVAARDTGEDGRSIEIDAAEFDPEALADTVMTAYVAGYDEIVLTSPVEFDADARRAVRSAVTRLVGVEIQTQTPTRITIRSLLDSAEVSLRQTVVQMRLTALTMHEDALDAVLEHDAELARRVAEQDGEVDRLFALVSRQFHRGLADVREAVTFDVDRTTAFAYYRIARQLERVADHAEKIAGVATRQSAAPPAELGEELDELGERSREIVRTALDEQLDEPSLSGLRGVAERRDALVEDAHAVDRRLYDGDVDEAHLLATVLDSVERTAEYGANVAEMGLQSALRTPDGDDDDALSN
- the phoU gene encoding phosphate signaling complex protein PhoU, whose protein sequence is MPREEYREQLDALREAVLELSELALDRLRQALAALDGGDEALAREVVAGDAEINRRYLDLEGDCVDLLALQQPVAGDLRLVVASFKILTDLERIADLATNLASYALEMDRDVAPDVDLQRIGALTVAMVEDAMAAYADADPDACHEIAARDDEVDERCERASERIVRALIEREHGAADDRSTEELLGDVSRHLLTIRDLERVGDHAVNVAARTLYAVENDDELIY
- a CDS encoding NAD(P)/FAD-dependent oxidoreductase — protein: MTPRVAVVGGGVAGAAVAHALGADRVDVTIFERADRVGGRTATRRRGEAVYDYGANYVTDDDERVAELLAEELSDGLVDIAEPVWTFDADGQISEGRGNGRKWTYEGGVETLAGRLVDRSDATVETGAEVTGLGRDGEEWMVETSDGRVFEPFDGVVLTPPAPQTGELLADADWDHDRKDALVGALRDVPYRTIWSLALHYPDELERPYYALVNTDRDHEIGWLSREECKPGHVPDGESLLIVQMAPDWSAERYDADGADVVAEALPIVADLLDDDRLADPDWTDHQRWGLALPDDGVDPALLDAVDEDGLWFAGDWVAGEARSHAAIGTGLDAGDRIRERFE
- a CDS encoding gamma carbonic anhydrase family protein encodes the protein MGDSRRYAFEGASPEIHESARVSREATLVGDVTVAADASVWPGVVLRGDVGPVRIGEQAHVGDTAVLHASAIGENVMVGHGAVCNDAAVDDEALIGFNATLNSEVSVGERSIVASGTVVPQGYSIPSDSFARGVPAEVTPLSQTTIDTDRIHEEFASGAYTDLAGRHEELFAAEPEE